A part of Prionailurus viverrinus isolate Anna chromosome E1, UM_Priviv_1.0, whole genome shotgun sequence genomic DNA contains:
- the LOC125151735 gene encoding 60S ribosomal protein L39 — protein MSSHKTFRIKRFLAKKQKQNRPIPQWIRMKTGNKIRYNSKRRHWRRTKLGL, from the coding sequence ATGTCTTCTCACAAGACTTTCAGGATCAAGCGATTCCTggccaagaaacaaaagcagaatcgTCCCATTCCCCAGTGGATTCGGATGAAAACTGGTAATAAAATCAGATACAACTCCAAGAGGCGGCATTGGAGAAGAACGAAGCTGGGTCTGTAA